One window from the genome of Actinoplanes teichomyceticus ATCC 31121 encodes:
- a CDS encoding NAD-dependent epimerase/dehydratase family protein — protein MMSHVIVGSGPIGSAVARLLAEQGERVRIVTRSGTGPEHPLIERVAGDASDARRLTELTRGAEVLYNCANPKYTEWADKWFPMNDAMIAAARAAGAVYAITGNLYGYGPQPGGRMTEDSPLAATGRKGRIRIKMWQDALASGLRTVEARASDYVGAGAVSTISAVLLPAINSGRAAWAPANVDLPHTFTYTGDMARTLVTLARDERAYGKGWHVPSVAPITFRELAARYCEVAGVPQVKVHSLPRFVMRAAAPLVPMARELAEMDYQFYAPFHMDSTRTEQTFGLAPTDLDVALRETAAAAEATAARRM, from the coding sequence ATCATGTCGCACGTGATCGTCGGTTCCGGCCCGATCGGCTCCGCGGTGGCCCGGCTTCTGGCCGAGCAGGGTGAGCGGGTCCGCATCGTCACCCGCAGCGGCACCGGTCCGGAGCATCCGCTGATCGAGCGGGTCGCCGGGGACGCGTCCGACGCCCGCCGGCTGACCGAGCTGACCCGGGGCGCCGAGGTGCTCTACAACTGCGCCAACCCGAAGTACACCGAGTGGGCCGACAAGTGGTTCCCGATGAACGACGCGATGATCGCCGCCGCCCGGGCGGCCGGCGCGGTCTACGCGATCACCGGCAACCTGTACGGCTACGGCCCGCAGCCCGGCGGCCGGATGACCGAGGACTCGCCGCTGGCCGCGACCGGGCGGAAGGGCCGGATCCGCATCAAGATGTGGCAGGACGCGCTGGCCAGTGGCCTGCGCACGGTCGAGGCGCGGGCGTCGGACTACGTCGGCGCGGGCGCGGTCAGCACCATCTCCGCGGTGCTGCTGCCGGCGATCAACTCCGGCCGGGCCGCCTGGGCCCCGGCGAACGTCGACCTGCCGCACACCTTCACCTACACCGGCGACATGGCCCGCACGCTGGTCACGCTGGCCCGCGACGAGCGGGCGTACGGCAAGGGCTGGCACGTGCCCTCGGTCGCCCCGATCACCTTCCGCGAGCTGGCCGCGCGCTACTGCGAGGTGGCCGGGGTGCCGCAGGTCAAGGTGCACAGCCTGCCGCGGTTCGTGATGCGCGCGGCGGCCCCGCTGGTCCCGATGGCACGTGAGCTGGCCGAGATGGACTACCAGTTCTACGCCCCCTTCCACATGGACAGCACGCGTACCGAACAGACCTTCGGCCTGGCCCCGACCGACCTGGACGTGGCCCTGCGGGAGACCGCCGCGGCCGCCGAGGCGACCGCGGCCCGGCGGATGTGA
- a CDS encoding prenyltransferase/squalene oxidase repeat-containing protein, protein MVDIDAAIGYVVAHGDPVERARLSYLRTGQPAPEEVVARIAGGQMPEGGWPASAEGQVPSIDATCFRLAELDDLGSLQGPVVERALNWLAGAQRPDGTWQEHESLAGEAPAWALPGDPEATLYLTSVAGFWLTAAAVETDPYQTRGRYRDVLAAAAGFVVSQLRPDGTWPSFLAVGWHAAGLLHQQQYFHESSRVQMVLGERLPDMSPADVASMAAALRRVNLGDDWLLRNARKRLAETQRTDGGWDSNEGPIFDVNITLTALRACR, encoded by the coding sequence GTGGTCGATATCGATGCCGCCATTGGTTACGTCGTGGCCCATGGTGACCCGGTCGAACGCGCGCGCCTCTCCTATCTGCGCACCGGTCAGCCGGCGCCGGAGGAGGTCGTCGCGCGGATCGCCGGTGGCCAGATGCCCGAGGGCGGCTGGCCCGCCTCCGCCGAGGGGCAGGTTCCGTCGATCGACGCCACCTGTTTCCGTCTCGCCGAGCTCGACGACCTCGGCAGTTTGCAGGGCCCGGTGGTGGAGCGCGCGCTGAACTGGTTGGCCGGCGCCCAGCGCCCGGACGGCACCTGGCAGGAGCATGAGTCACTGGCCGGCGAGGCCCCGGCGTGGGCGCTGCCCGGCGACCCGGAGGCCACCCTCTACCTCACCTCGGTCGCCGGTTTCTGGCTGACCGCCGCCGCCGTCGAGACCGATCCGTACCAGACCCGCGGGCGCTACCGGGACGTCCTCGCCGCCGCGGCCGGCTTCGTCGTCTCCCAGCTGCGGCCGGACGGCACCTGGCCGTCCTTCCTTGCGGTCGGCTGGCACGCCGCCGGCCTGCTGCACCAGCAGCAGTACTTCCACGAGTCGTCCCGGGTGCAGATGGTCCTCGGCGAGCGGCTGCCGGACATGTCCCCGGCGGATGTCGCCTCGATGGCGGCGGCGCTGCGCCGGGTCAACCTGGGCGACGACTGGCTGCTGCGCAATGCCCGCAAGCGACTGGCCGAGACGCAGCGCACCGACGGCGGCTGGGACAGCAACGAGGGCCCGATCTTCGACGTCAACATCACGCTGACCGCCCTGCGCGCCTGCCGCTGA
- a CDS encoding glutamate-5-semialdehyde dehydrogenase has product MSVLEQAAAARIAAIDLAGATRAEKDAALLLMAERLVERADDILAANAVDVANAREKGTAEAMIDRLALSPERIAAMAEGLRQLAALPDPIGDVVRGSTLANGLELRQVRVPFGVVGMIYEGRPNVTADAAGICLKSGNAALLRGSGSAFSSNAAIVSVLRKAVADAGLPADTIQLLDATTRDSVKELMRARGLVDVLIPRGGADLIRTVVEQSTVPVIETGVGNCHVYVDAAADLEKALAITINSKTQRNSVCNAAESLLVHAEIADSFLPLVLPELADAGVTVHGDARVAGYSDAVVAATDADWGTEYLSADISVAVVDSLDDALDHIRQYGTGHTEAIVSESVTATRRFVAGVDAAAVMINASTRFTDGSEFGFGAEIGISTQKLHARGPMGLPELTSTKYIVTGNGHTR; this is encoded by the coding sequence ATGAGCGTGCTGGAGCAGGCGGCCGCGGCCCGGATCGCCGCCATCGACCTGGCCGGGGCCACCCGCGCGGAGAAGGACGCGGCGCTGCTGCTGATGGCCGAGCGCCTGGTCGAGCGGGCCGACGACATCCTGGCCGCGAACGCGGTCGACGTCGCCAACGCCCGGGAGAAGGGCACCGCCGAGGCGATGATCGACCGGCTGGCGCTGAGCCCGGAGCGGATCGCCGCGATGGCCGAGGGCCTGCGTCAGCTCGCCGCCCTGCCCGACCCGATCGGCGACGTGGTGCGCGGCTCCACCCTGGCCAACGGGCTGGAGTTGCGGCAGGTCCGGGTGCCGTTCGGGGTGGTCGGCATGATCTACGAGGGCCGGCCCAACGTGACCGCGGACGCCGCCGGGATCTGCCTGAAGTCCGGCAACGCGGCCCTGCTGCGCGGTTCCGGCTCGGCGTTCTCGTCGAACGCCGCGATCGTCTCGGTGCTGCGCAAGGCGGTCGCCGACGCCGGACTGCCGGCCGACACGATCCAGCTGCTCGACGCCACCACCCGCGACTCGGTGAAGGAGCTGATGCGGGCGCGCGGCCTGGTCGACGTGCTGATCCCGCGCGGCGGCGCCGACCTGATCCGGACGGTGGTCGAGCAGTCCACGGTGCCGGTGATCGAGACCGGGGTGGGCAACTGCCACGTGTACGTGGACGCCGCCGCCGACCTGGAGAAGGCTCTGGCCATCACGATCAACTCGAAGACCCAGCGGAACTCGGTCTGCAATGCGGCCGAGTCGCTGCTGGTGCACGCCGAGATCGCGGACTCTTTCCTGCCGCTGGTGCTGCCGGAGCTCGCCGACGCCGGGGTGACCGTCCACGGCGACGCCCGGGTGGCCGGGTACAGCGACGCGGTGGTCGCCGCCACCGACGCGGACTGGGGCACGGAGTACCTCTCCGCCGACATCTCGGTCGCCGTCGTCGACTCGCTGGACGACGCGCTCGACCACATCCGGCAGTACGGCACCGGCCACACCGAGGCGATCGTCAGCGAGTCGGTGACGGCGACCCGCCGTTTCGTGGCCGGCGTGGACGCGGCCGCGGTCATGATCAACGCGTCCACCCGGTTCACCGACGGCAGCGAGTTCGGCTTCGGCGCGGAGATCGGGATCAGCACGCAGAAACTGCACGCCCGGGGCCCGATGGGGCTGCCCGAGCTGACCTCGACGAAGTACATCGTCACCGGCAACGGCCACACCCGCTGA
- the moeZ gene encoding adenylyltransferase/sulfurtransferase MoeZ — MALPPLVEPAAELSVDEIRRYSRHLIIPDVGMDGQKRLKNAKVLAVGAGGLGSPALLYLAAAGVGTLGIIDFDTVDESNLQRQVIHGVSDVGTPKAESAARSIAEINPLVNVVIHNTALDRDNVKEIFSQYDLIVDGTDNFATRYMVNDAAVLLGKPYVWGSIYRFDGQASVFWEEHGPCYRCLYPEPPPPGMVPSCAEGGVLGVLCASIGSIQVNEAIKLITGIGEPLVGSLMVYDALEMSYRKIKVRKDPNCALCGENPTVTDLLEDYEDFCGAVSEEAQEAVTGSTITARELKEWQDSGKDVFLVDVREPAEWEINRIPGAVLIPKGEILSGEALSQFPQDRQIVLHCKSGVRSAEALAALKAAGFKDAVHVQGGIVSWVNTVDPSLPSY; from the coding sequence GTGGCTCTGCCCCCGCTCGTCGAGCCGGCCGCCGAGCTGAGCGTCGATGAGATCCGCCGCTATTCGCGTCACCTGATCATCCCCGACGTCGGGATGGACGGGCAGAAGCGGCTGAAGAACGCCAAGGTCCTCGCGGTGGGCGCGGGCGGCCTGGGCTCGCCTGCGCTGCTGTACCTTGCCGCGGCCGGCGTCGGCACGCTCGGCATCATCGACTTCGACACGGTCGACGAGTCCAACCTCCAGCGCCAGGTCATCCACGGCGTCTCCGATGTCGGCACGCCCAAGGCGGAGTCCGCCGCGCGCAGCATCGCCGAGATCAACCCGCTGGTGAACGTGGTCATCCACAACACCGCGCTGGACCGCGACAACGTCAAAGAGATCTTCAGCCAGTACGACCTGATCGTCGACGGCACCGACAACTTCGCGACGCGGTACATGGTCAACGACGCCGCGGTGCTGCTCGGCAAGCCGTATGTCTGGGGCTCGATCTACCGTTTCGACGGCCAGGCGTCGGTCTTCTGGGAGGAGCACGGTCCCTGCTACCGCTGCCTCTACCCGGAGCCCCCGCCGCCCGGCATGGTGCCCAGCTGCGCCGAGGGCGGCGTCCTCGGCGTGCTCTGCGCGTCGATCGGCTCGATCCAGGTGAACGAGGCGATCAAGCTGATCACCGGCATCGGTGAGCCGCTGGTCGGCAGCCTGATGGTGTACGACGCGCTGGAGATGAGCTACCGCAAGATCAAGGTCCGGAAGGACCCGAACTGCGCGCTCTGCGGCGAGAACCCCACCGTCACCGACCTGCTCGAGGACTACGAGGACTTCTGCGGCGCGGTCTCCGAGGAGGCGCAGGAGGCGGTGACGGGTTCCACCATCACCGCCCGCGAGCTCAAGGAGTGGCAGGACTCCGGCAAGGACGTGTTCCTGGTCGACGTCCGTGAGCCGGCCGAGTGGGAGATCAACCGGATCCCGGGCGCGGTGCTGATCCCGAAGGGCGAGATCCTTTCCGGCGAGGCGCTGTCGCAGTTCCCGCAGGACCGGCAGATCGTGCTGCACTGCAAGTCGGGTGTGCGCTCGGCGGAGGCCCTGGCCGCGCTGAAGGCGGCCGGCTTCAAGGACGCGGTGCACGTCCAGGGAGGCATCGTCTCCTGGGTCAACACGGTCGACCCGTCGCTGCCGTCGTACTGA
- a CDS encoding DUF3152 domain-containing protein, giving the protein MIAPVASVHEPETPPPTEDRWRQWWLALFAVTMVLLTVVTVAARHGGSPAAPAAATPSSAAPSAAAPLAPASPAAAAPTPAAVLPSGPPAPAPAAPSAASAGPGPEVLQIAGAVPAHGSGDFQYAVKRGPVLGSGGPVRRFRVAVEKGSGEDPEAFAAQVVSTLGDPRSWIGDRTLRLRMVGGGEPADFTVYLATRDTAGRMCQRGGTNIRIGGVPYTSCRTPGQAIINLDRYRKSARPYLAARVPLAVYRNYVINHEVGHELGHHHEGCPRPGGPAPVMVQQTLTLRGCVPYAWPRRDGKPFAGPRL; this is encoded by the coding sequence ATGATCGCTCCCGTTGCCTCCGTTCACGAACCGGAGACCCCGCCGCCCACGGAGGATCGGTGGCGCCAGTGGTGGCTCGCGCTGTTCGCGGTCACGATGGTGCTGCTCACGGTGGTCACCGTGGCCGCGCGCCACGGTGGTTCGCCGGCGGCGCCGGCGGCCGCCACCCCGTCGTCCGCCGCACCCTCCGCCGCCGCGCCGCTCGCCCCGGCCTCGCCTGCGGCTGCGGCGCCCACTCCGGCCGCGGTGCTGCCGTCGGGCCCGCCGGCGCCGGCCCCGGCTGCGCCGTCGGCCGCCTCCGCGGGGCCCGGGCCCGAGGTCCTGCAGATCGCGGGCGCGGTCCCGGCGCACGGTTCCGGCGATTTCCAGTACGCCGTGAAGCGCGGCCCGGTGCTCGGAAGCGGAGGGCCGGTACGCCGGTTCCGGGTGGCCGTGGAGAAGGGCAGTGGCGAGGACCCGGAGGCGTTCGCCGCCCAGGTGGTGAGCACCCTCGGCGACCCGCGCAGCTGGATCGGCGACCGGACGTTGCGGCTGCGGATGGTCGGCGGAGGCGAGCCGGCCGACTTCACGGTCTACCTGGCCACCCGGGACACGGCCGGGCGGATGTGCCAGCGGGGCGGGACGAACATCCGGATCGGCGGGGTGCCGTACACCTCCTGTCGCACCCCCGGCCAGGCGATCATCAACCTGGACCGCTACCGCAAGTCGGCGCGTCCGTACCTGGCCGCTCGGGTGCCGCTCGCCGTGTACCGCAACTACGTGATCAACCACGAGGTGGGCCACGAGCTCGGCCATCACCACGAGGGCTGTCCCCGGCCGGGCGGCCCGGCGCCGGTGATGGTCCAGCAGACGCTGACGTTGCGGGGGTGCGTCCCGTACGCCTGGCCGCGCCGCGACGGCAAGCCGTTCGCCGGTCCGCGTCTCTGA
- a CDS encoding MGMT family protein, with the protein MTPEEYVEAVLALVERIPRGRVMSYGAVADALAERSGRNSPRQIGGIMARHGGGVPWHRVVNSTGRLPPGHEREARARLLAEGVPLRGDRVVIGEAGWHPDAAE; encoded by the coding sequence ATGACACCTGAGGAGTACGTCGAAGCCGTTCTCGCTCTGGTCGAGCGGATCCCGCGGGGCCGGGTGATGTCGTACGGCGCGGTCGCCGACGCCCTGGCCGAGCGTTCCGGCCGCAATTCGCCCCGGCAGATCGGCGGCATCATGGCCCGGCACGGCGGCGGGGTGCCGTGGCACCGGGTGGTGAACAGCACCGGCCGGCTGCCACCCGGCCACGAGCGGGAGGCCCGGGCGCGGCTGCTGGCCGAGGGCGTGCCGTTGCGCGGCGACCGGGTGGTGATCGGCGAGGCCGGGTGGCATCCCGACGCGGCGGAGTAG
- a CDS encoding DUF3152 domain-containing protein yields the protein MVDPETGLPPGMTRGILELAAERLAAARAARSAAEPPKTGEPAGEAAAESPQAARPATTRRLRGARPSPPEPSESGPCHPGTKTPGPLESDPHHPGTRTPGPLKSDPHHPGTQTPEPPSADPPPAQPADPAATGALAGRVARRRPINRPTRPAAVAPPPAQHPPVAPADFRPPPYEAPATPPPSTADQVAAYEAPVAPPSTADRAAAYEAPTAPPADPALAHEVAAGRPPLAAIGRSQAHESPVQPADLTPGAASTTAAPAMLSPADAQPALPANPYDTAEFPQIVADQVYFEEPAEEAHDAAWFWSTPEQPPVGLPESVRIPDGLWHPAEQDYPDGLDQPTREQPVYVDPPAPEQAIPHQTAPERPVGPRFTGPVPGPAADTPAVATDHAVPAAAAPSVESDGTVSAVESDRAAPAVESGRAAPAVESGRAAPAVESGRAAPAVESGRAAPAVESGRAAPAVDIDRAAPAAGGPAGEPLTGRRLLRRRSRVTFVAYLLVVALVLVVGHELQDRQLTGVADREAAPPAADREAAPPPAGPVGAAPQPGPAGEGAATEAERRGSVQGAPPAAGEETGRAGDFRYVRTRGPVLGEAGRLQRFRVAVEETVDGVEPDDFAASVDDILGDERSWIGGGKVRLRRVPGSGAGADFTVYLATPATSERMCATGGLHTDGFTSCRLPGRVVINAERWADAIPDYAGDIGRYRQYVINHEVGHQLGHGHEACPGRGRPAPVMLPQTYGLGGCIPHAWPYRDGKRYSGEPRP from the coding sequence GTGGTCGACCCGGAGACCGGCCTGCCGCCCGGTATGACCCGCGGCATCCTCGAACTGGCCGCCGAGCGGCTGGCCGCCGCCCGTGCCGCCCGGTCCGCCGCCGAGCCGCCGAAGACCGGCGAGCCCGCCGGTGAGGCCGCCGCCGAGTCACCGCAGGCCGCGCGACCGGCCACCACGCGGCGCCTCCGGGGGGCCCGGCCGTCCCCGCCCGAGCCCTCGGAGAGCGGCCCATGCCACCCCGGCACGAAGACGCCCGGGCCTCTCGAGAGCGACCCGCACCACCCCGGCACGCGAACGCCCGGGCCTCTCAAGAGCGACCCCCACCACCCCGGCACGCAGACGCCCGAGCCGCCCTCGGCCGACCCGCCGCCGGCCCAGCCGGCCGATCCGGCAGCGACCGGCGCCCTGGCCGGCCGTGTCGCCCGTCGTCGCCCGATCAACCGCCCCACCCGGCCCGCCGCCGTCGCTCCGCCGCCGGCGCAGCATCCGCCGGTGGCCCCGGCCGACTTCCGCCCGCCGCCCTACGAGGCCCCGGCCACGCCGCCGCCGTCGACAGCTGACCAGGTCGCGGCCTACGAGGCCCCGGTCGCGCCGCCGTCGACAGCTGACCGGGCCGCGGCCTACGAGGCCCCGACCGCGCCGCCGGCTGACCCGGCCCTCGCCCACGAGGTTGCGGCCGGCCGGCCCCCGCTGGCGGCGATCGGCCGGTCCCAGGCCCATGAGTCCCCGGTCCAGCCGGCCGACCTGACGCCCGGCGCCGCCTCGACGACCGCGGCGCCGGCCATGCTGTCCCCGGCCGACGCGCAGCCGGCCCTGCCCGCGAATCCGTACGACACCGCCGAGTTCCCGCAGATCGTCGCCGACCAGGTGTACTTCGAGGAGCCGGCCGAGGAGGCGCACGACGCGGCCTGGTTCTGGTCGACCCCGGAGCAGCCGCCGGTCGGCCTGCCGGAGAGTGTCCGCATCCCGGACGGTCTGTGGCACCCCGCCGAACAGGACTATCCGGACGGTCTGGACCAGCCGACCCGCGAACAGCCGGTCTACGTCGATCCGCCGGCCCCGGAGCAGGCGATCCCGCACCAGACCGCCCCGGAACGACCGGTCGGCCCGCGGTTCACCGGGCCGGTGCCCGGCCCGGCCGCGGACACGCCGGCTGTGGCGACGGATCACGCTGTTCCGGCCGCGGCCGCGCCGTCCGTCGAGTCCGACGGGACCGTGTCGGCTGTCGAGTCCGACCGCGCCGCCCCGGCTGTCGAGTCCGGCCGCGCCGCCCCGGCTGTCGAGTCCGGCCGCGCCGCCCCGGCTGTCGAGTCCGGCCGCGCCGCCCCGGCTGTCGAGTCCGGCCGGGCCGCCCCGGCTGTCGAGTCCGGCCGGGCCGCCCCGGCCGTCGACATCGACCGGGCCGCTCCGGCCGCGGGCGGGCCGGCCGGGGAGCCCCTGACCGGCCGACGGCTGCTGCGGCGCCGCAGCCGGGTCACCTTCGTGGCGTACCTCCTGGTCGTCGCGCTGGTCCTGGTCGTCGGCCACGAGTTGCAGGACCGGCAGCTGACCGGCGTGGCCGACCGCGAGGCCGCGCCTCCGGCGGCCGACCGCGAGGCCGCGCCGCCCCCGGCCGGGCCGGTCGGCGCCGCGCCCCAGCCCGGTCCGGCGGGCGAGGGGGCCGCGACGGAGGCGGAGCGGCGCGGGTCGGTCCAGGGCGCGCCGCCGGCAGCCGGGGAGGAGACCGGCCGGGCGGGCGATTTCCGGTACGTCCGGACCCGCGGCCCGGTGCTCGGCGAGGCCGGCCGGCTGCAGCGGTTCCGGGTGGCCGTCGAGGAGACCGTGGACGGCGTCGAGCCGGACGACTTCGCCGCGTCGGTCGACGACATCCTGGGTGACGAGCGCAGCTGGATCGGTGGCGGCAAGGTGCGGCTGCGCCGGGTGCCGGGGTCCGGTGCGGGCGCCGACTTCACCGTCTACCTGGCCACACCGGCGACCTCGGAGCGGATGTGTGCCACCGGTGGCCTGCACACCGACGGGTTCACCTCGTGCCGGCTGCCCGGCCGGGTGGTGATCAACGCCGAGCGCTGGGCGGATGCGATCCCGGACTACGCGGGCGACATCGGCCGGTACCGGCAGTACGTGATCAACCACGAGGTCGGCCACCAGCTCGGACACGGCCACGAGGCGTGCCCGGGGCGGGGCCGGCCGGCGCCGGTGATGCTGCCGCAGACGTACGGTCTGGGCGGTTGTATCCCCCATGCCTGGCCGTACCGGGACGGCAAGCGGTACTCGGGCGAGCCACGCCCGTGA
- a CDS encoding TetR/AcrR family transcriptional regulator: MNAANLRARVRAEMTEEIKQVARRHLATDGANLSLRAVARELGMASSAVYRYFASRDDLLTAMIIDAYDAVGEAAERAVGTVADPAARWVAIGHAVREWALANPHEWALIYGSPVPGYQAPKDTVMPATRVIMLLAGVMRDALATGRLTGVPEQPAGRFGEEMAAVAEQFGPGVPAHLVGATMYGFVHLCGAVSAELFGQLNNSIDEDRRGFFEWQMRAAAAFAGLA, encoded by the coding sequence ATGAACGCCGCCAACCTGCGCGCCCGGGTCCGGGCCGAGATGACCGAAGAGATCAAGCAGGTGGCCCGGCGCCACCTGGCAACCGACGGGGCCAACCTCTCCCTGCGCGCGGTCGCGCGCGAGCTGGGCATGGCGTCGTCCGCCGTGTACCGCTACTTCGCCAGCCGGGACGACCTGCTCACCGCGATGATCATCGACGCGTACGACGCCGTCGGGGAGGCCGCCGAGCGGGCCGTCGGGACGGTCGCCGACCCGGCCGCACGCTGGGTGGCGATCGGCCACGCGGTCCGCGAATGGGCGCTGGCCAACCCGCACGAGTGGGCGCTGATCTACGGCAGCCCGGTGCCGGGATACCAGGCGCCGAAGGACACCGTCATGCCGGCCACCCGGGTGATCATGCTGTTGGCCGGGGTGATGCGGGACGCGCTGGCCACCGGGCGGCTCACCGGGGTGCCGGAGCAGCCGGCCGGGCGGTTCGGCGAGGAGATGGCCGCGGTCGCCGAGCAGTTCGGGCCGGGCGTGCCGGCCCACCTGGTCGGCGCGACGATGTACGGCTTCGTGCACCTCTGCGGCGCGGTCAGCGCGGAGCTGTTCGGGCAGCTGAACAACTCGATCGACGAGGATCGGCGAGGCTTCTTCGAGTGGCAGATGCGGGCCGCCGCGGCGTTCGCCGGACTCGCCTGA
- the proB gene encoding glutamate 5-kinase — translation MREVVTGARRIVVKVGSSSLTTAAGGIDEQRVDTLVDVLGGLAGDGREVVLVSSGAIAAGLAPLQLRRRPRDLATQQAAAAVGQGLLIGRYTAGFARHGLTVAQVLLTVDDVTRRAHYRNAYRTLRKLLDLGALPIVNENDTVATEEIRFGDNDRLAALVAALVDADLLVLLSDVDALYTGNPADPAARRIPLVRDDSDLAGVTIGSAGSSGVGTGGMVTKVEAARIATGFGIPVVLTAAPLAAPALAGDEVGTLFEAAASRPAARLFWLAHATAPRGRLHLDAGAVAAVVARRKSLLPAGITAVDGSFAAGDPVDLVDAGSGTPVARGLVNYDAVELPALLGRSTPELAAELGPGYEREVVHRDDLVLL, via the coding sequence GTGCGGGAAGTGGTGACCGGCGCGCGCCGGATCGTGGTCAAGGTGGGCTCGTCCTCGCTGACCACCGCGGCGGGCGGCATCGACGAGCAACGGGTGGACACCCTGGTCGACGTCCTGGGCGGACTGGCCGGCGACGGGCGTGAGGTGGTCCTGGTCTCCAGCGGCGCGATCGCCGCCGGGCTGGCCCCGCTGCAGCTGCGCCGCCGGCCCCGTGACCTGGCCACCCAGCAGGCCGCCGCCGCGGTCGGCCAGGGCCTGCTGATCGGGCGGTACACCGCCGGTTTCGCCCGGCACGGACTGACCGTGGCGCAGGTGCTGCTCACCGTCGACGACGTGACCCGGCGGGCGCACTACCGCAACGCGTACCGGACCCTGCGGAAGCTGCTCGACCTGGGCGCGCTGCCGATCGTGAACGAGAACGACACGGTCGCCACCGAGGAGATCCGGTTCGGCGACAACGACCGGCTGGCCGCGCTGGTCGCCGCCCTGGTCGACGCCGACCTGCTGGTGCTGCTCTCCGACGTGGACGCGCTCTACACCGGCAACCCGGCCGATCCGGCGGCGCGCCGGATCCCGCTGGTTCGCGACGACTCCGACCTCGCCGGAGTCACCATCGGCTCGGCCGGCAGCTCCGGGGTGGGCACCGGCGGCATGGTGACCAAGGTCGAGGCGGCCCGGATCGCCACCGGCTTCGGCATCCCGGTGGTGCTGACCGCCGCCCCGCTGGCCGCGCCCGCGCTCGCCGGTGACGAGGTCGGCACGCTGTTCGAGGCCGCCGCCAGCCGTCCCGCCGCCCGGCTGTTCTGGCTGGCCCACGCCACCGCGCCACGCGGCCGGCTGCACCTGGACGCCGGCGCGGTCGCCGCGGTGGTGGCCCGGCGCAAGTCGCTGCTGCCGGCCGGGATCACCGCGGTCGACGGCTCCTTCGCGGCCGGCGACCCGGTCGACCTGGTAGACGCCGGCTCCGGTACGCCGGTGGCCCGCGGACTGGTCAACTACGACGCGGTCGAGCTGCCCGCGCTGCTCGGCCGGTCCACTCCGGAACTGGCCGCGGAGCTCGGGCCGGGCTATGAACGAGAGGTCGTCCACCGCGACGACCTCGTACTGCTGTAG